One segment of Primulina tabacum isolate GXHZ01 chromosome 6, ASM2559414v2, whole genome shotgun sequence DNA contains the following:
- the LOC142549073 gene encoding transcription factor ILR3-like encodes MVSPANTNWLYEYEFEDIPVPDANFSAPGSGFSWHIQSLNGSSNASFEIEDSIGESAVQKETNSRKRSKTESCARSSSKACREKRRRDKLNDKFVELGMLLEPGRPPKTDKAGILVDAVRMVTQLRGEAEKLKDSNLDLQEKIKELKAEKNELRDEKQKLKAKKEKLEQQMKAVSMPQQGFFHSPPAISLSFAAQSPAAGNKLVPIISYPGVAMWQFMPPAAVDTSQDHVLRPPAA; translated from the exons ATGGTTTCCCCGGCGAACACGAATTGGCTATACGAATATGAGTTCGAGGATATCCCAGTACCTGATGCCAATTTCTCTGCTCCAGGTTCTGGGTTTTCTTGGCATATTCAATCCTTGAACGGATCATCGAATGCTAG TTTTGAAATTGAAGACTCAATTGGGGAATCAGCTGTTCAGAAGGAAACTAACTCGAGAAAACG ATCTAAAACTGAATCATGCGCTCGATCAAGCTCCAAAGCATGCAGAGAGAAACGGCGCAGAGATAAGCTCAATGACAA GTTTGTAGAATTGGGTATGCTCCTTGAGCCGGGGAGGCCTCCCAAAACAGACAAGGCTGGTATTTTGGTTGATGCTGTTCGAATGGTGACTCAGCTAAGAGGTGAAGCTGAGAAGCTGAAAGACTCAAACTTGGATCTCCAGGAGAAGATCAAAGAGCTAAAG GCTGAGAAGAATGAGCTTAGGGATGAGAAGCAGAAGTTAAAGGCTAAAAAGGAGAAGCTGGAGCAGCAGATGAAGGCAGTGAGTATGCCCCAGCAGGGGTTTTTCCATTCCCCTCCTGCCATTTCTCTATCGTTTGCTGCTCAAAGCCCAGCTGCAGGCAACAAGTTGGTCCCCATCATCAGTTACCCAGGTGTGGCTATGTGGCAGTTCATGCCACCTGCTGCTGTTGATACTTCACAGGACCATGTGCTTCGCCCACCAGCTGCTTAA